From Diceros bicornis minor isolate mBicDic1 chromosome 16, mDicBic1.mat.cur, whole genome shotgun sequence, one genomic window encodes:
- the LOC131415179 gene encoding serpin B3-like isoform X2, whose protein sequence is MNSLSEANTHFAVDLFHQFKKSNKDNIFYSPLSISSALAMTYSGAQGNTALQIGKVLHFNDVTDSTRGRASTAHVEKSRNVHHQFQKLLTELKKPTNDYELNIANRLYGEKKFQFRQEYMDNVKKFYLASVESADFIKAPEESLKKINSWVESQTNGKIKDLFPPGSLSSAILVLVNAVYFKGHWQWKFDKKNTVEEKFWLNKDVQAKILEIPYTGKDLSMVLLLPNEVDGLKKLEDKLTAEKLIEWTSSQNMRETLVDLYLPRFKVEESYDLKDTMKSMGMLDAFSQQDADFSGMTGSRGLVVSKILHKSFVEVTEEGTEAAAATGISLELSSPLIYSFHCDHPFLFFIKHNKTNSILFLGRVSSP, encoded by the exons ATGAATTCACTCAGTGAAGCAAACACCCACTTTGCAGTTGATCTGTTCCATCAGTTCAAAAAATCAAACAAGGACAACATCTTCTACTCCCCTCTCAGCATCTCTTCAGCGTTAGCCATGACCTACTCAGGGGCCCAAGGGAACACTGCACTCCAGATTGGCAAG gtccttcacTTTAATGACGTCACAGACAGCACAAGGGGAAGAGCCTCAACAGCTCAC GTTGAAAAGTCAAGAAACGTACATCACCAGTTTCAAAAGCTTCTGACTGAATTAAAGAAACCCACTAATGACTATGAGCTGAACATCGCCAACAGGCTCTATGGAGAAAAGAAGTTTCAATTTCGTCAG GAATACATGGATAATGTTAAGAAATTCTACCTAGCCAGTGTGGAATCTGCTGATTTTATAAAGGCTCCAGAAGAAAGTCTCAAGAAGATTAATTCCTGGGTGGAAAGCCAAACGAATG GAAAAATCAAGGATCTGTTTCCTCCTGGCTCTCTTAGCTCCGCCATTCTGGTTCTGGTGAACGCAGTCTATTTCAAAGGGCATTGGCAGTGGAAATTTGACAAAAAAAATACTGTGGAGGAAAAATTTTGGCTGAACAAG GACGTGCAAGCCAAGATCCTGGAAATACCGTACACAGGCAAAGATCTAAGCATGGTGTTGCTACTGCCAAACGAAGTAGATGGTCTAAAGAAG ctTGAAGATAAACTCACCGCTGAGAAACTAATAGAGTGGACTAGCTCACAGAATATGAGAGAGACACTCGTGGATTTATATTTACCTCGGTTCAAAGTGGAAGAGAGCTATGACCTCAAGGACACAATGAAGTCCATGGGGATGCTGGATGCCTTCAGTCAGCAGGATGCCGACTTCTCGGGCATGACTGGGAGCCGGGGTCTCGTGGTGTCTAAAATCCTACACAAGTCCTTTGTGGAGGTGACCGAGGAGGGCACAGAGGCTGCAGCTGCTACTGGCATAAGTTTAGAATTGTCGTCACCACTAATTTACAGTTTCCATTGTGATCATCCTTTCCTGTTCTTCATCAAGCATAATAAGACCAACAGCATCCTCTTCTTGGGCAGAGTCTCTTCCCCTTAG
- the LOC131415179 gene encoding serpin B3-like isoform X1: protein MNSLSEANTHFAVDLFHQFKKSNKDNIFYSPLSISSALAMTYSGAQGNTALQIGKVGVSSHYIDRVRLNSLLACVEKSRNVHHQFQKLLTELKKPTNDYELNIANRLYGEKKFQFRQEYMDNVKKFYLASVESADFIKAPEESLKKINSWVESQTNGKIKDLFPPGSLSSAILVLVNAVYFKGHWQWKFDKKNTVEEKFWLNKDTSKSVQMMKQTSSFKFTELEDVQAKILEIPYTGKDLSMVLLLPNEVDGLKKLEDKLTAEKLIEWTSSQNMRETLVDLYLPRFKVEESYDLKDTMKSMGMLDAFSQQDADFSGMTGSRGLVVSKILHKSFVEVTEEGTEAAAATGISLELSSPLIYSFHCDHPFLFFIKHNKTNSILFLGRVSSP from the exons ATGAATTCACTCAGTGAAGCAAACACCCACTTTGCAGTTGATCTGTTCCATCAGTTCAAAAAATCAAACAAGGACAACATCTTCTACTCCCCTCTCAGCATCTCTTCAGCGTTAGCCATGACCTACTCAGGGGCCCAAGGGAACACTGCACTCCAGATTGGCAAGGTAGGTGTCAGCTCCCATTACATTGACCGGGTTAGACTAAATTCTCTGTTGGCCTGC GTTGAAAAGTCAAGAAACGTACATCACCAGTTTCAAAAGCTTCTGACTGAATTAAAGAAACCCACTAATGACTATGAGCTGAACATCGCCAACAGGCTCTATGGAGAAAAGAAGTTTCAATTTCGTCAG GAATACATGGATAATGTTAAGAAATTCTACCTAGCCAGTGTGGAATCTGCTGATTTTATAAAGGCTCCAGAAGAAAGTCTCAAGAAGATTAATTCCTGGGTGGAAAGCCAAACGAATG GAAAAATCAAGGATCTGTTTCCTCCTGGCTCTCTTAGCTCCGCCATTCTGGTTCTGGTGAACGCAGTCTATTTCAAAGGGCATTGGCAGTGGAAATTTGACAAAAAAAATACTGTGGAGGAAAAATTTTGGCTGAACAAG GATACCAGCAAATCTGTGCAGATGATGAAACAAACTAGTTCCTTTAAATTCACTGAACTGGAGGACGTGCAAGCCAAGATCCTGGAAATACCGTACACAGGCAAAGATCTAAGCATGGTGTTGCTACTGCCAAACGAAGTAGATGGTCTAAAGAAG ctTGAAGATAAACTCACCGCTGAGAAACTAATAGAGTGGACTAGCTCACAGAATATGAGAGAGACACTCGTGGATTTATATTTACCTCGGTTCAAAGTGGAAGAGAGCTATGACCTCAAGGACACAATGAAGTCCATGGGGATGCTGGATGCCTTCAGTCAGCAGGATGCCGACTTCTCGGGCATGACTGGGAGCCGGGGTCTCGTGGTGTCTAAAATCCTACACAAGTCCTTTGTGGAGGTGACCGAGGAGGGCACAGAGGCTGCAGCTGCTACTGGCATAAGTTTAGAATTGTCGTCACCACTAATTTACAGTTTCCATTGTGATCATCCTTTCCTGTTCTTCATCAAGCATAATAAGACCAACAGCATCCTCTTCTTGGGCAGAGTCTCTTCCCCTTAG
- the LOC131415179 gene encoding serpin B3-like isoform X3, translating to MNSLSEANTHFAVDLFHQFKKSNKDNIFYSPLSISSALAMTYSGAQGNTALQIGKVLHFNDVTDSTRGRASTAHVEKSRNVHHQFQKLLTELKKPTNDYELNIANRLYGEKKFQFRQEYMDNVKKFYLASVESADFIKAPEESLKKINSWVESQTNGKIKDLFPPGSLSSAILVLVNAVYFKGHWQWKFDKKNTVEEKFWLNKDTSKSVQMMKQTSSFKFTELEDVQAKILEIPYTGKDLSMVLLLPNEVDGLKKLEDKLTAEKLIEWTSSQNMRETLVDLYLPRFKVEESYDLKDTMKSMGMLDAFSQQDADFSGMTGSRGLVVSKILHKSFVEVTEEGTEAAAATGISLELSSPLIYSFHCDHPFLFFIKHNKTNSILFLGRVSSP from the exons ATGAATTCACTCAGTGAAGCAAACACCCACTTTGCAGTTGATCTGTTCCATCAGTTCAAAAAATCAAACAAGGACAACATCTTCTACTCCCCTCTCAGCATCTCTTCAGCGTTAGCCATGACCTACTCAGGGGCCCAAGGGAACACTGCACTCCAGATTGGCAAG gtccttcacTTTAATGACGTCACAGACAGCACAAGGGGAAGAGCCTCAACAGCTCAC GTTGAAAAGTCAAGAAACGTACATCACCAGTTTCAAAAGCTTCTGACTGAATTAAAGAAACCCACTAATGACTATGAGCTGAACATCGCCAACAGGCTCTATGGAGAAAAGAAGTTTCAATTTCGTCAG GAATACATGGATAATGTTAAGAAATTCTACCTAGCCAGTGTGGAATCTGCTGATTTTATAAAGGCTCCAGAAGAAAGTCTCAAGAAGATTAATTCCTGGGTGGAAAGCCAAACGAATG GAAAAATCAAGGATCTGTTTCCTCCTGGCTCTCTTAGCTCCGCCATTCTGGTTCTGGTGAACGCAGTCTATTTCAAAGGGCATTGGCAGTGGAAATTTGACAAAAAAAATACTGTGGAGGAAAAATTTTGGCTGAACAAG GATACCAGCAAATCTGTGCAGATGATGAAACAAACTAGTTCCTTTAAATTCACTGAACTGGAGGACGTGCAAGCCAAGATCCTGGAAATACCGTACACAGGCAAAGATCTAAGCATGGTGTTGCTACTGCCAAACGAAGTAGATGGTCTAAAGAAG ctTGAAGATAAACTCACCGCTGAGAAACTAATAGAGTGGACTAGCTCACAGAATATGAGAGAGACACTCGTGGATTTATATTTACCTCGGTTCAAAGTGGAAGAGAGCTATGACCTCAAGGACACAATGAAGTCCATGGGGATGCTGGATGCCTTCAGTCAGCAGGATGCCGACTTCTCGGGCATGACTGGGAGCCGGGGTCTCGTGGTGTCTAAAATCCTACACAAGTCCTTTGTGGAGGTGACCGAGGAGGGCACAGAGGCTGCAGCTGCTACTGGCATAAGTTTAGAATTGTCGTCACCACTAATTTACAGTTTCCATTGTGATCATCCTTTCCTGTTCTTCATCAAGCATAATAAGACCAACAGCATCCTCTTCTTGGGCAGAGTCTCTTCCCCTTAG